From the genome of Candidatus Methylopumilus rimovensis, one region includes:
- a CDS encoding response regulator, which produces MSKKVTIVLVDDHAVVRAGVRRLLEQEALFDVIGEAESGEKAYHMFGELKPDVMVMDLSMPGMGGLEAIRRILMRHERARILVLTMHEDLSFANQALKLGAKGYLIKNTLGDDLVKSIQTVSRGEVFLSDEIAKKMAMQSISGEQDPIHELSAREFEIFRLLAEGLEIDAIATTLNISSKTVSNYQTMIKQKLNINTPVELIRYAIKAGVIKN; this is translated from the coding sequence ATGAGTAAAAAAGTCACCATTGTTTTAGTGGATGATCACGCAGTGGTTCGAGCAGGGGTGAGACGTCTTCTCGAGCAAGAAGCCTTATTTGATGTGATAGGGGAAGCTGAAAGTGGGGAGAAGGCTTACCACATGTTCGGCGAATTAAAGCCGGATGTAATGGTGATGGATTTATCAATGCCGGGTATGGGTGGTTTAGAAGCGATAAGAAGGATTTTGATGCGTCATGAGCGCGCTCGGATTTTGGTACTCACCATGCATGAGGATTTATCATTTGCTAATCAGGCATTGAAATTAGGGGCAAAGGGTTATCTTATTAAAAATACTTTAGGTGACGACTTGGTGAAATCCATTCAAACAGTATCAAGAGGAGAAGTGTTTTTAAGTGACGAGATTGCCAAAAAGATGGCCATGCAATCGATATCAGGTGAACAAGATCCTATTCATGAACTCTCAGCGCGTGAATTTGAAATTTTTAGATTATTAGCCGAAGGGCTTGAGATTGATGCGATCGCAACCACACTTAATATTAGCTCTAAGACAGTATCTAATTACCAGACCATGATTAAACAAAAACTCAATATTAATACACCGGTTGAA